The following proteins are co-located in the Mycolicibacterium goodii genome:
- a CDS encoding ATP-binding cassette domain-containing protein, with amino-acid sequence MTPEPILELQGVNKSFGVVHVLHDVDFRVYPGQVTALVGDNGAGKSTLVKAIAGIHPIDSGSYLFEGRPVTVRTPNDVSALGIEVVYQDLALCDNLDIVENMFLGRELRVRGMLDEARMETMARDALRSLSVRTVNSVRQPVSSLSGGQRQTVAIAKSVLWNSKVVLLDEPTAALGVAQTRQVIDLVRRLADQGLGVVLISHNMNDVFDVADRICALYLGRVAADVPAANVTHGQVVELITAGRSGNLGLAPAEAAESM; translated from the coding sequence ATGACCCCTGAGCCGATTCTCGAATTACAGGGCGTCAACAAGAGTTTCGGTGTTGTCCATGTTCTGCACGACGTGGACTTCCGGGTGTATCCCGGGCAGGTGACCGCGCTCGTCGGCGACAACGGCGCGGGGAAGTCGACGCTGGTCAAGGCGATCGCGGGCATCCACCCCATCGACTCGGGCAGCTACCTGTTCGAGGGCAGACCGGTGACCGTGCGCACGCCCAACGACGTCTCGGCGCTCGGCATCGAGGTGGTCTATCAGGACCTCGCGTTGTGCGACAACCTCGACATCGTCGAGAACATGTTCCTCGGAAGGGAACTCAGGGTCCGGGGCATGCTCGACGAGGCGCGCATGGAGACCATGGCCAGGGACGCGCTGAGATCGCTGTCGGTGCGCACGGTGAACTCCGTGCGCCAACCGGTGTCGAGCCTGTCCGGCGGGCAACGCCAGACCGTGGCCATCGCCAAGTCGGTGCTGTGGAACTCCAAGGTGGTCCTGCTCGACGAGCCGACCGCCGCACTCGGCGTCGCGCAGACCCGCCAGGTGATCGACCTGGTCCGCCGGTTGGCCGATCAGGGCCTCGGCGTCGTGCTGATCTCGCACAACATGAACGACGTCTTCGACGTCGCCGACCGCATCTGTGCGCTGTACCTCGGCCGGGTGGCCGCCGACGTACCGGCGGCCAACGTCACGCACGGCCAGGTGGTCGAACTGATCACCGCGGGGCGGTCAGGCAATCTCGGCCTCGCCCCCGCCGAGGCCGCCGAGTCGATGTGA